CTTCCATACTCTTACACAGAGAACCACCCATCGACATTGTTTTCTGTTGTCCATTTTCAGTTTCtttcattatcattaaatcaaactgtaaacaaaatatatcaatattcaCAAATAATCTACACTAACATTTTACATGtgaaattgtatttgtttattcaatattcaattgtttttttttaattaaatgtagttACCTactggtgaaatatttttagtagttCCATAGATTACGTAatacacacaaacttacaaacactTTATCTTTATCCTGCTtaaataaaagcgaaagtttgtgagtatgtttctTACTTCTTTACGCTTAAACGTGTaggccaatttttattaaatttggtattaaGGTAGCTGACGCCTTGGATTAACACAGCATACATTTCATTCTGAAAGTAAGCGATTCCCATAGGAATTGGTCAAACATTCTGGCAGTCATCAGccatttataaagtagataaaagcgtaagttttttttttcaataattacgCGGGTAAACCCTCAAAgtgcagctagtattattagatagtatatatacatttgtGTAGATTACAAGTAGGTACTTGAATAGTGTAATTTACCTGAATTTCTTCGTGGATTTCCGTTTTTAATTCGGTATAACCTTTAATGACAAAATGTGATTCGCCACATTGACTGACAACATCATGTGTTATGCTGTCTGTAAGAAGatgtttgttttcaaaatcttCACAGTTTTGTATGTTGCCGATTACAGCTTTGCAAGTTgtcttaaaaacaaaataatattgtttaaaacataaaaaaggaaactttttcaaaattacataatagcttttttaataatttaataagtaaaagtgaaaaaaaaaaaaccaatgctacattatgataaaaaaaataactacataCCTTTCCGTTCAcgaattcattaaataaaaacaaaatgacacaaaaacataaacgaacaaacattttaaccAGAAGATGGTGAaactaaaacattattttattattacacgtaatttatatataaaaactgatATTAATCTACATACCTAACTATACTCTACACTTAGATCACtatcattacattattttaaaaaatccctgtccgcatctgtctgttcgcaataaatttaatatcataaacaattaatattacgAACAACATAAACAACTAATATTACTACAACTAATATTAACAACTATTAACAATAAACAGAGTGATTCATATATCTAATgatttatttaggtttttttttactttaagtGGTTTTTACTGAAAACGTCGGAAAATCAAGACGCGATGTGCAAGCGCCGCCATATAGTTTTCACAGAAAACTTCTAAAATCccttttatatatacaaaataattaatgtggGATTATTCCTTATACAGAAAAATCCTGAACAGGATATAGGTAACTTTTATATCTAGAGATATAATTATAaggaataatatttacataaatatgaaatgcttacaacaatattgtaatttttgcttggcttttagtataaatttaaaagttatcattataatataaaaactcgCGTCCATGGTTATACCTATGGATAAATCGATCGATGTTTCTATTTCTACgtttttatacttactatGAGTAAAGTTCACTAGAGCGAAGCCGCGAACAAAAGTTAGGTCTCTATAGTGACtattatgttaaaaagtaaacaactACACAACACGCGACTGTGTGATATTCAATCATCGACATGCAAAATgcttgttacaaaaaaaatacccaATGTCGTCCGATCGGTCGGACCAAGGGAATCGGACCACGTGGCCAGTGCAATTAATCGCTGACATGGCACTATCTATGTACAAATTAACGAAGAACTTCTGGATAAGATTATTGAaggttttgtatttttttttctctctataatatttgcatatttcCGGTTTCGTCcgggggttgtgaagccgcgaagcccggttTCAGCGTGAAAAAattaccttaaaattttgcgaTGATGATTCGGCTGCGATTttgcttgacgtcaaccctccttgggaatactatAGTTGCCTGTCAGCTGCTTAGGCtactgtgtgtcccttagtcgccttgtacgactgtacacgggaggatatggagtggtcctattctagggcacACATATTTCTAAGTTTCTTTGTAACGAGTTAAACTCGAAAACCacttaaatgattttgatgaaatttggcgcAGAGATAGACTAAACTACAGGCTACTTTGTGTATTGGTGTACCTACCACGTTCATaagttttatatacctatccTTACTGGTTGTTTCCGCTAACAGAGCATCACAAATGACTTGTGCAACTTGGCAACGGCTGGTTTGTTTGCCACAACTGCCGCATGATATGTTACACAGACAATAAAGAGTACCTGTTCGTTACggaactaattaaaataaaatacttggagctaagaattagataattatatttttctttgttcttacaaattgatataatgaaaaacagaaatcgaatcgaatgacaggaaagaaaatagaaaaactagatttgtagtgcgcgcgcaggaataaaatttaaattgtcgtgttCGATAGCCATTGGCTGCCGCGCGAGGGGTCGCGGGCGGGACGTGCCTAGTGTTGTGGTGTACTGGCGTAGACAGTACCTATGTACTAGTATACAGCTATactgtgccccagcagtggggacgtttaaatggctgttga
This genomic stretch from Plodia interpunctella isolate USDA-ARS_2022_Savannah chromosome 16, ilPloInte3.2, whole genome shotgun sequence harbors:
- the LOC128676758 gene encoding uncharacterized protein LOC128676758 yields the protein MFVRLCFCVILFLFNEFVNGKTTCKAVIGNIQNCEDFENKHLLTDSITHDVVSQCGESHFVIKGYTELKTEIHEEIQFDLMIMKETENGQQKTMSMGGSLCKSMEDESSPVQQVLQVMNITACPIDVGKYHLLNGDKPITLNMNEFQDLCPEYVAEYSCGVKTFTDPTHPISCHVLGFSIEEHESPDEEGDGDDDCDK